The following are from one region of the Bacteroides sp. genome:
- a CDS encoding tetratricopeptide repeat protein, which produces MSKSKKHTEDDKNILAVEEALSRSEQFIERNQNGIMWTVAIIVLLIAAYIGYTRFFLAPREKDARAEMFMAETWFEQDSLQLALVGNAEYPGFADIISSYRFTKSANLAHYYAGISNLKLGNYDDAIKHLKKFRGRDQIVGAMALGAIGDAYLENGDQASALRYYRKAYRYKPNDFTTPVFLFKAGLLFEEMGQPAEALALYERIRKEYQNSAEGRNIERYIGRTSAQK; this is translated from the coding sequence ATGTCAAAAAGCAAAAAGCATACCGAAGACGACAAGAATATTTTAGCGGTTGAGGAAGCGCTGAGCCGCTCCGAGCAATTCATTGAGCGTAACCAGAATGGCATTATGTGGACCGTAGCCATCATCGTGCTGCTCATTGCCGCTTACATCGGATACACCCGTTTTTTCCTCGCTCCCCGCGAAAAAGACGCACGTGCCGAGATGTTTATGGCCGAGACCTGGTTTGAACAGGACAGCCTCCAGCTGGCCCTCGTTGGCAATGCCGAATACCCTGGCTTCGCCGACATTATTTCTTCATACCGCTTTACCAAGTCAGCCAACCTGGCTCATTACTATGCCGGGATCAGCAACCTCAAGCTGGGCAACTATGATGATGCCATCAAACACCTGAAGAAATTCCGCGGACGCGACCAGATCGTAGGGGCTATGGCACTGGGCGCCATTGGCGATGCCTACCTTGAGAACGGGGACCAGGCCAGCGCTTTACGTTACTATCGTAAGGCTTATCGTTACAAGCCCAATGACTTCACTACCCCTGTTTTCCTTTTCAAAGCCGGCCTTCTTTTCGAAGAAATGGGACAGCCCGCCGAAGCCCTTGCCCTTTATGAACGCATCCGCAAGGAATACCAGAACTCGGCCGAAGGACGTAACATCGAAAGATACATCGGCCGTACCAGTGCACAGAAATAA
- the ribH gene encoding 6,7-dimethyl-8-ribityllumazine synthase, producing the protein MSEKKQNLSIYDPTKVPSAKQMRMGIVVSEWNPDITGALLSGAVETLKKHGLSQENLYIHYVPGSFELPQGAAYVIDQLDIDAVICLGCVIQGETRHFEFICQAVSQGLMNLQLDSGFPVIFGVLTTDNLQQAKERAGGKHGNKGDEAAVTAIKMVDLKNRLG; encoded by the coding sequence ATGAGCGAAAAAAAACAGAATCTTTCAATTTACGATCCCACGAAGGTGCCCTCCGCAAAACAGATGCGGATGGGCATCGTTGTTTCTGAGTGGAACCCTGACATCACGGGTGCCCTGCTCAGCGGGGCCGTCGAGACGCTAAAAAAACACGGCCTCTCTCAGGAGAACCTCTACATTCATTACGTTCCGGGGAGCTTTGAACTGCCCCAGGGCGCAGCTTACGTTATCGACCAGCTCGATATCGATGCCGTCATCTGCCTTGGCTGTGTCATCCAGGGCGAGACCCGTCATTTCGAGTTCATTTGCCAGGCCGTAAGCCAAGGCCTCATGAACCTGCAGCTCGACTCGGGCTTTCCAGTCATCTTTGGCGTGCTTACCACCGACAACCTCCAGCAGGCCAAGGAACGGGCGGGTGGAAAACACGGCAACAAAGGGGACGAAGCCGCCGTCACTGCCATCAAAATGGTGGACCTGAAAAACAGGCTGGG